In Canis lupus baileyi chromosome X, mCanLup2.hap1, whole genome shotgun sequence, one DNA window encodes the following:
- the LOC140627784 gene encoding rho-related GTP-binding protein RhoG-like isoform X1 translates to MWRRSRRALPTPARVSREPLPAAVNSVGGRPLCQDSKGRMQTIKCVVVGDGAVGKTCLLISYTTNAFPEEYIPTVFDNYSAQTSVDGQIVSLNLWDTAGQEEYDRLRTLSYPQTNIFVICFSIGNPSSYANVRHKWHPEVSHHCPNVPVLLVGTKRDLRNDVETVKKLKEQSLVPTTPQQGTSLAKQVGAVKYLECSALLQDGVHEVFSEAVRAVLYPATKKSTKKCVLL, encoded by the exons ATGTGGCGCCGATCCCGCCGAGCCTTGCCCACCCCGGCGAGAGTCTCCCGGGAGCCTCTGCCCGCCGCAGTGAACAGCGTAGGAGGACGACCACTTTGCCAG GACTCCAAGGGAAGAATGCAGACAATCAAATGTGTGGTTGTAGGAGATGGGGCTGTCGGGAAGACCTGCCTCCTCATCAGTTACACAACAAATGCCTTTCCTGAGGAGTATATCCCCACTGTCTTTGACAACTACAGCGCCCAGACCTCTGTAGATGGCCAGATCGTCAGCCTGAACCTGTGGGACACAGCTGGCCAAGAGGAGTATGACCGACTGCGAACGCTGTCCTACCCCCAGACCAATatctttgtcatttgtttttccattggCAACCCATCCTCGTATGCCAACGTGAGGCATAAGTGGCACCCGGAGGTCTCCCATCACTGCCCCAATGTACCTGTTCTGCTTGTAGGGACCAAGAGAGACCTGCGGAATGATGTTGAGACAGTGAAGAAGCTGAAGGAACAGAGCCTAGTGCCCACAACTCCTCAGCAAGGCACTTCCCTGGCCAAACAAGTAGGGGCAGTGAAGTATCTGGAATGTTCGGCCCTGCTGCAGGATGGAGTGCATGAGGTGTTTTCAGAAGCTGTCCGGGCTGTGCTTTACCCTGCTACAAAGAAGAGCACCAAGAAGTGTGTACTGTTATAG
- the LOC140627784 gene encoding rho-related GTP-binding protein RhoG-like isoform X2, whose product MDSTDSKGRMQTIKCVVVGDGAVGKTCLLISYTTNAFPEEYIPTVFDNYSAQTSVDGQIVSLNLWDTAGQEEYDRLRTLSYPQTNIFVICFSIGNPSSYANVRHKWHPEVSHHCPNVPVLLVGTKRDLRNDVETVKKLKEQSLVPTTPQQGTSLAKQVGAVKYLECSALLQDGVHEVFSEAVRAVLYPATKKSTKKCVLL is encoded by the exons ATGGACTCCACG GACTCCAAGGGAAGAATGCAGACAATCAAATGTGTGGTTGTAGGAGATGGGGCTGTCGGGAAGACCTGCCTCCTCATCAGTTACACAACAAATGCCTTTCCTGAGGAGTATATCCCCACTGTCTTTGACAACTACAGCGCCCAGACCTCTGTAGATGGCCAGATCGTCAGCCTGAACCTGTGGGACACAGCTGGCCAAGAGGAGTATGACCGACTGCGAACGCTGTCCTACCCCCAGACCAATatctttgtcatttgtttttccattggCAACCCATCCTCGTATGCCAACGTGAGGCATAAGTGGCACCCGGAGGTCTCCCATCACTGCCCCAATGTACCTGTTCTGCTTGTAGGGACCAAGAGAGACCTGCGGAATGATGTTGAGACAGTGAAGAAGCTGAAGGAACAGAGCCTAGTGCCCACAACTCCTCAGCAAGGCACTTCCCTGGCCAAACAAGTAGGGGCAGTGAAGTATCTGGAATGTTCGGCCCTGCTGCAGGATGGAGTGCATGAGGTGTTTTCAGAAGCTGTCCGGGCTGTGCTTTACCCTGCTACAAAGAAGAGCACCAAGAAGTGTGTACTGTTATAG